The following proteins are co-located in the Pseudarthrobacter siccitolerans genome:
- a CDS encoding MFS transporter, whose translation MKESIPHEKAPRMERFEADIARIPTSNLSLPFLPAPDTARPSVERTHLQKHLGRRTVVLLVLATFGGSMATIVPMSFTLALRLDQIAPGHEQYLGYMLGAGSAFSLLAAPLTGIFSDRTRSRWGRRRPYTVAGVTVGVAAIPLMASAPNVLLLGVGWVLSTVGWQTAMGSINNYQADNLPKFQRGRVAGLTSLARQIAPVAGIVLAGQVVVDPLWVFLLPATVGVLLVLGFVAFAPERHSLRLESTIPLSPKNVLRSFMFNPRQHPAFAWTWGGRFMFFLGLALTTSYSTFFYAQRLDMSVAEVSTVIAAISAGGIITSTVGAIGGGWLSDRAARRQPFILTATVIYAAGALVSAFSYSFVSLLAGSLITSLGIAVFVAVGQALVLDVLPHRETQAGRFTAITSSSQKIPSALAPALAPLLLSIATVDNSRNYTALYVAAGMLAVLGGIITLLGSRAET comes from the coding sequence GTGAAGGAATCGATTCCACACGAAAAGGCGCCAAGGATGGAGAGATTCGAGGCTGACATTGCGCGCATCCCCACTTCGAATCTCTCACTTCCGTTCCTCCCGGCCCCTGATACCGCCCGACCTTCCGTTGAGCGAACACATTTGCAGAAGCACTTAGGTCGCAGGACAGTGGTGCTTCTGGTCCTGGCCACCTTCGGTGGCAGCATGGCAACGATAGTTCCAATGTCATTTACCCTGGCCCTGCGGCTTGACCAGATCGCACCTGGACACGAGCAGTATTTGGGCTACATGCTGGGAGCAGGCTCCGCATTTTCTCTTTTGGCCGCGCCGCTGACCGGAATTTTTAGCGATCGGACACGCTCCCGGTGGGGCCGGCGACGGCCTTATACCGTTGCCGGGGTGACAGTAGGAGTGGCCGCAATCCCGCTGATGGCATCTGCGCCGAATGTTCTTCTGCTCGGGGTTGGATGGGTTCTGTCAACAGTTGGGTGGCAGACAGCCATGGGCTCGATCAACAATTATCAGGCGGACAACCTGCCGAAATTTCAGCGTGGTCGAGTGGCCGGCTTGACCAGCCTGGCCCGACAGATTGCTCCTGTCGCCGGTATAGTTCTCGCCGGCCAAGTCGTCGTGGACCCACTGTGGGTCTTCCTACTGCCAGCTACCGTCGGCGTCTTACTGGTTTTGGGCTTCGTCGCTTTTGCTCCGGAAAGGCATTCACTGCGGCTGGAGTCGACAATTCCGCTTTCGCCCAAAAACGTCTTACGCAGCTTTATGTTCAACCCCCGCCAGCATCCCGCCTTCGCGTGGACGTGGGGAGGGCGCTTCATGTTCTTCCTGGGACTCGCCCTAACCACGAGCTATTCGACGTTTTTCTACGCACAACGGCTGGACATGAGTGTTGCTGAAGTTTCGACAGTGATCGCGGCGATTTCAGCCGGCGGCATCATCACCTCGACCGTCGGTGCCATAGGAGGCGGATGGCTGTCCGACCGCGCCGCCCGCCGTCAGCCCTTTATCCTCACAGCCACCGTCATCTATGCAGCTGGAGCCCTTGTGTCGGCTTTCTCCTACAGCTTCGTCTCACTCCTGGCAGGTTCACTCATTACTTCCCTGGGTATTGCTGTTTTCGTGGCGGTGGGACAGGCGCTCGTCCTGGACGTGCTTCCCCATCGCGAAACACAGGCGGGACGATTCACGGCAATAACAAGCTCTTCACAGAAGATTCCAAGTGCTCTGGCCCCAGCGCTAGCTCCCCTCTTACTTTCGATCGCTACCGTAGACAACTCAAGGAACTACACCGCGCTGTACGTGGCGGCCGGAATGCTTGCCGTGCTTGGGGGCATCATCACCCTTCTTGGCTCACGGGCGGAAACATAA
- the istB gene encoding IS21-like element helper ATPase IstB — MPAAKETIGQIEYYSRAMKAPRIREAANRLADQAREGGWTHEEYLAAVLSREVAAREASGAEIRARAAGFPARKSLEDFNFDHQPGLKRDTIAHLATGAFLTEASNIVLLGPPGTGKTHLATGLGLRATQLGHRVLFATAIDWVTRLQNAHQNGRLPQELVRLRRYGLIIVDEVGYIPFEQDAANLFFQLVSSRYEHASLILTSNLPFARWGDVFGDQVVASAMIDRIVHHAEVITLKGSSYRLKHTQVDSLPSTRPENTAE, encoded by the coding sequence ATGCCAGCTGCTAAGGAAACCATTGGCCAGATCGAGTACTACTCCCGGGCGATGAAAGCGCCCCGGATCCGTGAAGCAGCCAACCGCCTCGCGGACCAGGCCCGTGAAGGAGGCTGGACCCACGAGGAATACCTCGCCGCCGTCTTGTCCCGGGAAGTCGCAGCCAGGGAAGCCTCCGGCGCCGAGATCAGGGCCCGGGCCGCTGGTTTCCCGGCCCGGAAATCACTCGAGGACTTCAACTTCGATCACCAGCCCGGCCTCAAACGCGACACCATCGCGCACCTGGCCACCGGCGCGTTCCTCACCGAAGCATCCAACATCGTCCTGCTCGGACCACCCGGCACCGGCAAAACCCACCTCGCCACCGGCCTCGGTTTGCGGGCCACCCAGCTCGGGCACCGGGTCCTGTTCGCCACCGCCATCGACTGGGTCACCCGCCTCCAAAACGCCCATCAGAACGGCCGGCTGCCCCAGGAACTGGTCAGGCTGCGCCGCTACGGACTGATCATCGTGGACGAAGTCGGCTACATTCCCTTCGAGCAGGACGCCGCGAACCTGTTCTTCCAACTGGTCTCGTCCCGCTACGAACACGCCTCGCTGATCCTGACCTCCAACCTACCGTTCGCCCGCTGGGGCGACGTGTTCGGGGACCAGGTCGTCGCCTCGGCCATGATCGACCGCATCGTCCACCACGCCGAAGTCATCACCCTCAAAGGCTCCAGCTACCGCCTCAAACACACCCAGGTCGACTCGCTGCCCTCAACAAGACCGGAAAATACGGCAGAATAA
- a CDS encoding glycoside hydrolase family 2 TIM barrel-domain containing protein, translating to MAKAAFHTNGKPLYFTAFGKHEDTPVPRKGHDSAYLVHDFELMKWIGANSFRTSHHP from the coding sequence GTGGCAAAGGCTGCGTTCCACACCAACGGCAAGCCTCTCTACTTCACCGCCTTTGGAAAACACGAGGACACTCCAGTTCCCCGCAAGGGCCACGACAGTGCCTACCTCGTTCACGACTTTGAACTCATGAAGTGGATTGGGGCCAACTCCTTCCGCACCTCCCACCACCCATAG
- a CDS encoding ABC transporter substrate-binding protein, whose product MKNLLTRGGGRRSGRIATTAVVLAAAMAFTGCGADGGGSGGQDQPAEKIIRIAVTSAPRSLDPVQLDAGQQSYIWASIYDTLVYIDNEGELQPNAAESWKYSDDGLTLTLNLRPGMTFSTGAPVTAEAVKKTMDRNKETPGQQQDKFVTVKSVDAIDEVTVRVNFSKHDAAFLYNMGMDGGVIGDPATLTTDRTATDPVTSGPYVLDKGKSVQGSTYVMNRRDDYWNKEAYPFKTVTVRVLADQTAALNALRSKEVDVSGVPGNQLESVKAGGNFNVFHNPTSSIGFINLADRNGKVLKPLADVRVRQAINFALDRKGFVDKLLSGAGTPSVQQFNLNGAAYDQKLEDKYPFDVERAKKLLKEAGYPNGFDVSMPSTVLSQTYEPSISQALGDIGIKVNWEPVPPQNSTAAVVSGKYPMYFFISSATVTQREIPRQLGSATMNPFKWSTPELDGLVEKANSELNDEKQAEIYKEINRYVVENALFAPLSFIGANTVTSPEIKYLNKGANNFSTIRLFDVAK is encoded by the coding sequence TTGAAAAATCTGCTTACTAGGGGTGGCGGGCGACGATCTGGTCGCATCGCCACCACCGCGGTAGTCCTGGCGGCAGCCATGGCATTCACCGGATGCGGTGCCGACGGAGGGGGATCCGGCGGCCAGGACCAGCCCGCGGAAAAAATTATCAGGATTGCCGTGACGTCGGCGCCCCGGTCGCTTGATCCGGTGCAGCTTGATGCCGGACAGCAGTCCTACATATGGGCATCGATTTACGACACGCTGGTCTACATCGACAACGAAGGCGAGCTCCAGCCGAATGCGGCTGAAAGTTGGAAGTATAGCGACGACGGCCTTACTTTGACCCTCAATCTTCGGCCCGGGATGACGTTTAGTACCGGCGCTCCTGTCACCGCCGAGGCAGTCAAAAAAACCATGGACCGCAACAAGGAAACACCCGGCCAACAGCAAGACAAGTTTGTTACGGTGAAGTCAGTCGACGCTATCGACGAGGTGACCGTACGCGTCAATTTCAGCAAACACGATGCCGCTTTCCTGTACAACATGGGAATGGATGGAGGTGTGATTGGCGACCCCGCCACTCTGACCACCGACCGAACGGCGACGGATCCTGTAACCTCAGGGCCCTACGTTCTTGACAAAGGCAAGAGCGTTCAGGGCTCGACTTACGTCATGAACCGCCGCGATGACTACTGGAACAAAGAAGCCTATCCGTTCAAGACGGTGACTGTCCGCGTACTGGCAGACCAAACGGCAGCTCTGAATGCGTTGAGGTCCAAGGAAGTTGATGTGTCGGGAGTTCCCGGGAACCAACTCGAGTCAGTTAAAGCAGGAGGAAACTTCAACGTTTTCCACAATCCTACAAGCTCCATAGGTTTCATTAACCTTGCTGACCGTAACGGGAAGGTCCTCAAGCCACTGGCTGACGTCCGCGTCAGGCAGGCTATCAATTTCGCCCTTGACCGCAAGGGCTTTGTAGACAAGCTACTATCCGGTGCAGGAACGCCCAGCGTTCAGCAGTTCAACCTCAACGGCGCAGCTTATGACCAGAAGCTGGAGGACAAGTACCCGTTTGATGTTGAACGCGCAAAGAAGCTGCTCAAAGAGGCGGGTTATCCCAACGGTTTTGATGTGAGCATGCCGAGTACCGTGTTGTCACAGACCTACGAACCGTCTATCAGCCAGGCGCTGGGCGACATTGGCATTAAAGTGAACTGGGAACCTGTTCCGCCCCAGAACTCCACGGCTGCAGTGGTATCAGGGAAGTACCCTATGTACTTCTTCATCTCCAGCGCGACTGTCACCCAGAGGGAAATCCCCCGTCAGCTTGGCAGCGCAACGATGAATCCCTTTAAGTGGAGCACTCCCGAACTTGATGGGCTCGTAGAAAAAGCGAACAGTGAACTCAACGATGAAAAGCAAGCCGAGATCTATAAGGAGATCAACCGATACGTGGTCGAGAACGCCCTTTTCGCTCCTCTTTCCTTCATTGGGGCGAACACTGTTACGTCCCCTGAGATTAAGTACCTGAACAAAGGAGCGAACAACTTCTCTACCATCCGGCTCTTCGACGTTGCTAAATGA
- a CDS encoding LacI family DNA-binding transcriptional regulator, whose translation MSQIPTFFGTIRGAESTAADHGYSVILAESAESSRKEQSAAQRMLASVDGLILASPRMRDDHIRQLAEEKPVIVVNRDVEGITCVVPDVEKGLGEAVRHLAGHGHRRITFIAGPEASWMSGRRWLGVRQACEWSHLESVKLESDSPTIKGGRAAARAIVGSGASAVIAYNDLLAIGLLQELQAAAYAVPDQISIVGFDDIFGADFTTPGLTTVRAPMETCGIEATSLLLKALKGSEKSASTHYIDTELVVRGSTGKYLG comes from the coding sequence ATGTCGCAAATTCCAACCTTCTTCGGAACAATCCGGGGAGCAGAATCAACGGCTGCAGATCATGGCTATTCGGTAATCCTCGCCGAGTCGGCTGAGTCTTCCCGGAAAGAGCAATCAGCCGCACAGCGCATGTTGGCCAGCGTGGACGGCCTGATACTGGCGAGCCCCCGTATGAGAGATGACCACATCAGGCAGCTAGCCGAAGAAAAACCAGTCATAGTGGTTAATCGCGACGTGGAGGGAATCACCTGCGTTGTACCCGACGTAGAGAAGGGGCTGGGTGAAGCGGTCCGCCATCTCGCCGGGCATGGACATCGAAGGATTACCTTTATCGCCGGCCCGGAAGCGTCATGGATGTCAGGACGGCGATGGCTGGGTGTCCGGCAGGCGTGCGAGTGGTCCCACCTGGAGTCAGTCAAGCTGGAGTCGGACAGTCCGACGATAAAGGGCGGCCGGGCAGCTGCACGAGCAATAGTAGGCAGCGGGGCGTCCGCTGTGATCGCCTACAACGACCTCCTTGCCATCGGCCTCCTGCAGGAGCTCCAAGCAGCCGCATACGCAGTTCCAGACCAAATCAGCATCGTAGGGTTCGACGACATCTTCGGCGCTGACTTCACCACACCAGGGCTAACGACGGTGCGAGCACCGATGGAAACCTGCGGTATCGAAGCTACTAGTCTCTTGCTCAAAGCACTCAAAGGGTCGGAGAAGAGTGCCTCTACCCACTACATCGACACGGAACTTGTCGTTAGGGGCTCCACAGGGAAGTACCTCGGCTGA
- a CDS encoding alpha/beta fold hydrolase, producing MSGGGYNVSVERTSGPHPASGTIVFVNSLATTSSMWDGVVTRLPKDFDVVRFDQRDRGGLLGHSPFSLDDLVSDLFAVLDDENIEEAHIAGVSLGGLVALRSAAVIPHRTKSAVAMCCAARFSKDVWLQRAQQVRAHGVTPLVPQVIDRWFTPDFQQRQPIIVDQHRQMLASTDPTGYAFACDLLAESDVTEDLPAIEVPLLVVSGGADSANPVTDQQLIARNVPSARHEVLNNTAHLAPVSEPELIANLVSEHARLHN from the coding sequence ATGAGTGGCGGTGGTTACAACGTTTCGGTCGAACGGACAAGTGGGCCCCACCCGGCATCTGGAACGATCGTGTTCGTCAACTCTCTGGCAACGACCAGCAGCATGTGGGATGGAGTCGTTACCCGACTCCCGAAAGATTTTGACGTGGTACGGTTCGACCAGAGGGACCGTGGAGGACTGCTGGGACATAGCCCCTTCAGCCTGGACGATCTCGTAAGTGACCTTTTCGCTGTTCTTGACGACGAAAACATTGAAGAAGCGCACATTGCCGGGGTCTCTTTGGGTGGCCTTGTTGCGCTCCGCTCCGCAGCCGTCATCCCGCACCGAACAAAATCTGCGGTGGCAATGTGCTGTGCCGCACGATTCTCGAAGGACGTATGGCTCCAGCGCGCCCAGCAGGTGCGCGCCCACGGTGTTACACCCCTGGTCCCTCAAGTAATAGATCGCTGGTTCACGCCTGATTTCCAGCAACGGCAACCCATCATCGTGGACCAGCACCGTCAGATGCTGGCATCAACAGATCCGACAGGCTACGCCTTCGCCTGTGACCTGCTGGCCGAATCCGACGTGACAGAAGACCTACCCGCCATTGAAGTACCACTCCTGGTCGTCAGTGGCGGCGCCGACTCAGCCAACCCGGTCACCGACCAGCAACTCATCGCCCGGAACGTTCCGTCTGCCAGGCACGAGGTACTGAACAATACCGCGCACCTCGCACCGGTGTCCGAACCGGAACTGATAGCCAACTTGGTGTCTGAGCACGCCCGACTGCACAACTAA
- a CDS encoding mandelate racemase/muconate lactonizing enzyme family protein has protein sequence MKITSIETFSRGPLLAVVRVRTDDGAEGWGQTSPYSADATVQLLHSYVAPFFIGRDPWDWEALVDMFTRKSYKHHGSTLWRALCGIDTAVYDLLGKVTNRPVYQLLGGGVRTTLPVYGSSMSRKTTPEEEADRMLALTESHGFKAFKVRIADVMGQDRDAWPGRSKKLVHTVRNVLGPDVVLHADANGGYSVPEAIRMGRLLEDLDFGHFEEPCPYYELESTAEVARVLDIPVAAGEQDSVLPQFHRMIEGRAVDIVQPDVGYVGGMARTKKIAQMAEAAGVVTTPHCANQSMIQLFSLHLAASQPSATAFQEWSIETIPYFEDIFSPLPAVQDGAVILGDEPGWGVDILPDFIKSAERSLTT, from the coding sequence GTGAAGATCACCAGCATCGAGACATTCAGTCGTGGGCCACTGCTAGCAGTCGTCCGAGTAAGGACGGACGATGGCGCAGAGGGGTGGGGGCAGACATCCCCGTACTCAGCGGATGCCACCGTTCAGCTTCTCCATTCGTACGTAGCCCCGTTCTTCATTGGGCGGGACCCTTGGGACTGGGAAGCACTGGTTGACATGTTTACCCGTAAGAGCTACAAGCACCACGGGAGCACCCTGTGGCGTGCACTGTGCGGGATCGATACGGCTGTCTATGACTTGCTGGGCAAAGTGACGAACCGCCCCGTATACCAACTCTTGGGTGGGGGAGTCCGGACCACATTGCCAGTGTATGGCTCGTCGATGAGCAGAAAGACGACCCCGGAAGAGGAGGCCGACAGAATGCTCGCCCTCACAGAATCACATGGGTTTAAGGCCTTCAAGGTCCGGATTGCAGACGTGATGGGACAAGACCGGGACGCATGGCCTGGGAGAAGCAAGAAGCTCGTTCACACCGTGCGGAATGTCCTTGGACCCGACGTTGTACTGCACGCCGATGCCAACGGAGGGTACAGCGTTCCCGAGGCAATTCGAATGGGTCGGCTCCTGGAAGACCTTGACTTCGGGCACTTTGAAGAACCATGCCCCTACTACGAACTCGAATCAACGGCTGAAGTGGCACGAGTCCTGGACATACCCGTCGCCGCAGGTGAGCAGGACAGTGTTTTGCCCCAGTTTCACCGCATGATCGAGGGTCGCGCAGTGGATATCGTCCAGCCGGACGTCGGTTACGTGGGAGGTATGGCGCGGACCAAGAAAATAGCACAGATGGCTGAAGCAGCAGGGGTTGTGACTACCCCGCACTGCGCCAACCAGTCCATGATTCAGCTGTTCTCACTTCACTTAGCGGCCTCCCAGCCGTCGGCGACAGCATTTCAGGAGTGGAGCATAGAGACAATTCCCTACTTCGAGGATATTTTCAGCCCGCTTCCCGCCGTACAGGACGGTGCAGTCATTCTTGGCGACGAGCCTGGATGGGGGGTCGACATCTTGCCCGACTTCATAAAGTCGGCAGAGAGGTCGCTTACCACCTGA
- a CDS encoding LacI family DNA-binding transcriptional regulator, whose translation MTELSPPKAEAKSVRGIVEGRPSRAANATIYDIAKLAGVNPSTVSRALSKPGRVSVSTRKLIEDAAAELNYQANPFAKALPTGRTSTIGLIVADVANSNLLRNNPGSRINGCRSWLFGNPRRVG comes from the coding sequence GTGACTGAACTTTCACCCCCAAAAGCGGAAGCTAAGAGCGTCCGCGGCATAGTCGAAGGCAGGCCGTCCAGGGCGGCCAACGCCACCATTTACGACATTGCGAAGCTGGCGGGTGTCAATCCCTCGACTGTTTCCAGAGCTCTCAGCAAGCCCGGCCGGGTAAGTGTCAGTACCCGCAAGCTCATCGAAGATGCAGCTGCTGAACTCAACTATCAAGCGAATCCCTTCGCAAAGGCCCTTCCCACGGGAAGAACCAGCACAATCGGGCTCATTGTTGCCGATGTCGCAAATTCCAACCTTCTTCGGAACAATCCGGGGAGCAGAATCAACGGCTGCAGATCATGGCTATTCGGTAATCCTCGCCGAGTCGGCTGA
- a CDS encoding D-2-hydroxyacid dehydrogenase, producing the protein MKTGAEAQEIRSVLSTLLYYPEEIEQLRQAFSPAEFIHVHPRETEAIQAALEHVDVAVLQTDLDDRFLNAPNLKWVHCDHSGLTRSARAEVFEKGLIVTGSAGRSAPALAQHAFYFALTLTFDAKKHFEQQAAHLWRPVPGYENRRALWGKTLGIVGFGHTGQAMAQLGKAFGMRVIAYRRSASETPANVDVMLSSDGGDSLQPLVEQADVIMLAAPLNDETHHLFSTREFSQMKNDAFIINMARGGVIDHDALIVALRTGQIAGAGLDVTDPEPLPEDSLLWDMGNVVITPHVTPKLPDRTQRSIDMIVENIGRFRRGEGMLNALTPRDVYTRLQPSALI; encoded by the coding sequence TTGAAAACAGGAGCTGAAGCACAGGAAATCCGCAGTGTGCTGTCCACATTGCTGTACTACCCAGAGGAGATAGAGCAGCTTCGGCAGGCTTTCTCCCCAGCCGAGTTCATTCATGTGCACCCCCGCGAAACGGAGGCTATCCAGGCCGCGCTTGAGCACGTAGACGTGGCTGTACTTCAAACAGATCTTGACGACAGGTTCCTCAACGCCCCAAACCTGAAGTGGGTTCACTGCGACCACTCGGGACTTACGCGTTCTGCCCGCGCCGAGGTCTTCGAAAAAGGCCTGATTGTTACGGGATCGGCTGGAAGGTCTGCCCCTGCGCTTGCCCAGCATGCCTTTTATTTCGCACTGACACTGACTTTTGATGCCAAGAAGCACTTTGAGCAGCAGGCCGCACACCTATGGCGTCCTGTTCCAGGATATGAGAACCGACGGGCGCTCTGGGGTAAGACCCTAGGTATCGTCGGGTTTGGTCATACGGGGCAGGCCATGGCCCAACTTGGCAAAGCTTTTGGCATGCGGGTCATCGCCTACCGGCGAAGTGCCAGTGAGACCCCGGCCAACGTCGATGTCATGCTTTCATCAGATGGCGGTGATAGTTTGCAGCCGCTGGTTGAGCAGGCCGATGTCATTATGCTGGCCGCACCGTTGAACGATGAGACGCACCATCTGTTTTCGACTCGCGAGTTTAGCCAAATGAAGAATGACGCCTTCATTATCAATATGGCCCGCGGGGGAGTGATCGACCATGATGCCCTCATCGTCGCGTTACGAACAGGCCAAATTGCCGGAGCCGGTCTCGATGTGACCGATCCGGAACCGCTCCCCGAAGACTCGCTATTGTGGGACATGGGCAATGTGGTCATCACTCCTCATGTCACACCCAAATTGCCAGACCGGACGCAACGATCAATTGACATGATCGTTGAAAACATCGGCCGGTTCCGCCGAGGCGAGGGCATGCTCAATGCGCTGACACCACGCGATGTCTACACCCGCCTGCAGCCGTCCGCGCTTATTTAG
- a CDS encoding ABC transporter substrate-binding protein produces MPTLHPRRAAVGSAAVIIAASLALTACGGEPSPTSEVAQTTLTFGVQAAPNSLDPAQLHDGQQRYVWGAVYDTLIYSDNEGVLKPGAAKSWEYSADAKSLTLKLRDDMEFSDGDPVTSAAVKTSLERTRTTAGPQQSNLSAIASIDTPDEHTAVLNLKRQDPDLLVSLSYGAGAIGDPGTINEARTALDPVGSGPYTLDRTATVDGTKYVLNRRDDYWNAKAYPFKTVTVRVIPDRTALFNALLTNELDAGTVDAAQAKQIEANGFSLTPVEDVSTAAIVIADRAGQVAPPLADVRVRQAINYAFDRKKMLNALVGGNGRPIEQVFNKLSPAYSEELDNAYSFDPGKARTLLKEAGYPSGFTLAMPANAIVQQFQASITQALADIGIKVDWEPVPAQSSSQTTKWGMYFNLGTTAAPSRTTSLYFGKNGSQNPFRYEDPKMNDLLAKLAGEADPTRAGEIYKEINKYATDNAWIAPLFSLKSTWAMKKGLEYRGTGSAVPDLRVFGVTGK; encoded by the coding sequence ATGCCAACACTTCACCCACGCAGAGCGGCGGTAGGCAGCGCCGCCGTTATCATCGCTGCAAGCCTGGCTCTTACCGCCTGCGGGGGAGAACCGTCTCCCACATCGGAAGTCGCCCAGACCACATTGACCTTCGGCGTTCAGGCAGCACCAAACTCGCTTGATCCTGCCCAACTTCATGACGGGCAACAGCGGTATGTCTGGGGCGCCGTCTACGACACCCTGATTTACAGCGACAATGAGGGAGTCCTCAAACCCGGCGCAGCAAAGAGCTGGGAGTACTCCGCGGACGCAAAATCGCTCACGCTCAAGCTTCGCGACGACATGGAATTCAGTGACGGCGACCCTGTCACCTCAGCAGCAGTCAAGACAAGTCTTGAACGCACCCGGACCACTGCTGGACCTCAGCAGAGCAACCTTTCGGCCATTGCATCCATCGATACACCCGACGAACACACCGCGGTGCTCAACCTCAAACGACAGGATCCTGACCTGCTCGTTTCATTGTCTTACGGCGCTGGAGCCATTGGAGATCCCGGAACGATCAATGAGGCACGCACGGCCCTGGATCCGGTTGGTTCGGGGCCATATACCCTCGACCGCACAGCGACCGTCGACGGCACAAAATACGTTCTCAACAGGCGCGACGATTACTGGAACGCAAAAGCCTACCCGTTCAAGACGGTTACCGTGAGGGTCATTCCGGACCGGACGGCACTCTTCAATGCACTGCTGACGAACGAACTCGACGCCGGCACGGTCGACGCCGCCCAAGCCAAGCAAATCGAGGCGAACGGGTTCAGTCTCACACCCGTGGAAGATGTGTCGACGGCTGCAATTGTCATTGCCGACCGGGCCGGCCAGGTAGCTCCACCGCTCGCAGACGTTCGAGTCCGGCAGGCCATCAACTATGCATTCGATCGCAAAAAGATGCTCAACGCTCTGGTCGGCGGCAATGGCCGACCCATCGAACAAGTCTTCAACAAGCTGTCCCCGGCATACAGCGAAGAGTTGGACAACGCCTACAGCTTCGATCCCGGGAAAGCCCGCACCCTTCTGAAGGAGGCCGGCTACCCCAGCGGGTTCACCCTCGCCATGCCTGCGAACGCTATCGTCCAGCAGTTCCAAGCCAGCATCACCCAGGCACTCGCCGACATCGGCATCAAGGTTGATTGGGAACCAGTGCCGGCACAAAGTTCCAGCCAAACGACCAAATGGGGAATGTACTTCAACCTGGGCACCACCGCAGCCCCCTCACGCACAACCTCCCTATACTTCGGCAAAAATGGATCACAAAATCCCTTCCGATACGAAGATCCCAAGATGAACGACCTTCTGGCTAAGTTGGCGGGCGAAGCAGATCCCACGCGTGCAGGGGAAATTTACAAAGAGATCAACAAATACGCAACGGACAACGCATGGATCGCACCCTTGTTCTCGCTGAAGTCAACTTGGGCTATGAAGAAGGGCCTCGAGTATAGGGGAACGGGCAGTGCAGTACCCGATCTTCGAGTCTTCGGAGTGACAGGCAAGTAA
- a CDS encoding transposase, producing MSTSGPTTGRPGTGTVTGIVDHTRDARGVLHATLLDLVPGRSAKAYADWLKDRGTEFTARIKTAALDPFRGYANAIRYELPEAITILDAFHVVKLGSAMVDEVRRRVQQDTLGRRGRKGDPLYGIRRTLQIGAEHLTEGMIIGYAMK from the coding sequence ATGAGCACCTCTGGTCCCACTACCGGCCGGCCCGGCACGGGGACGGTCACCGGGATCGTGGACCACACCCGCGACGCCCGCGGCGTGCTGCACGCCACGTTGCTGGACCTCGTCCCGGGCCGGTCCGCGAAGGCCTACGCCGACTGGCTCAAAGACCGGGGAACCGAGTTCACCGCCCGAATCAAAACGGCAGCGCTGGATCCGTTCCGTGGCTACGCCAACGCGATCCGCTACGAACTGCCCGAAGCCATCACCATCCTGGATGCATTCCATGTCGTGAAGCTTGGCTCGGCCATGGTCGACGAGGTCCGGCGCCGGGTCCAGCAGGACACGCTCGGGCGCCGGGGACGGAAGGGAGATCCGCTCTACGGGATCCGCCGGACCCTGCAGATCGGCGCCGAACACCTCACCGAAGGAATGATAATCGGCTACGCCATGAAATAG